The Gemmata palustris genome includes a region encoding these proteins:
- a CDS encoding formylglycine-generating enzyme family protein, producing MNPDDEDETPRADDGTRFPSTKAIGELEALTKKKATAARALAAWKIVTAASTNSDAHAVMDFARDHELVLPCEHTDPTTRANLSWVNPIDGSQMIWIPAGKFTYGTGSESAYCAGFSLARWPVTNEQYAQFIAETGYEPDPTHPDYDAYLSNWSSTGPPKGKDKHPVTFVSLFDAFAYCKWAGLVIPTEWMWEKAARGTDGRLCPWGQGISGSKKLAHVEAASTCAVGKFSHVRSPYGCEDLTGNVSEWCQPAAPKAAIGDFPPLEPIVSIPGSGETVETVVRGACYMRTSAESMKSTHRRNLSVARRNQWVGFRPACVLPVRPAV from the coding sequence ATGAACCCCGACGACGAAGACGAAACCCCGCGCGCGGATGATGGCACGCGGTTCCCGTCCACGAAGGCCATCGGCGAACTGGAAGCTCTCACCAAGAAGAAAGCGACCGCGGCCCGCGCACTGGCAGCGTGGAAGATCGTCACGGCCGCGTCCACCAATTCCGACGCGCACGCGGTCATGGACTTCGCCCGCGACCACGAGCTGGTGCTCCCGTGCGAGCACACCGACCCCACCACGCGCGCGAACTTGAGCTGGGTGAACCCGATCGACGGCTCCCAGATGATCTGGATACCCGCGGGCAAATTCACTTACGGCACGGGGAGCGAATCCGCCTACTGCGCCGGGTTCTCGCTCGCGCGGTGGCCCGTCACCAACGAGCAGTACGCACAATTCATCGCCGAGACCGGCTACGAACCCGACCCGACGCACCCGGACTACGATGCGTACCTCTCGAACTGGAGCAGCACCGGCCCGCCGAAGGGTAAGGACAAGCACCCGGTCACGTTCGTGTCACTGTTCGATGCGTTCGCGTACTGCAAATGGGCCGGACTGGTGATACCGACGGAGTGGATGTGGGAGAAGGCCGCACGCGGAACCGACGGGCGCCTGTGCCCGTGGGGTCAGGGCATAAGCGGGAGCAAGAAACTCGCCCACGTCGAAGCCGCCTCCACGTGCGCGGTGGGGAAGTTCTCGCACGTCCGCTCCCCTTACGGGTGCGAAGATTTAACCGGGAACGTCTCGGAGTGGTGCCAGCCCGCAGCGCCGAAAGCCGCGATCGGTGATTTCCCACCGCTGGAGCCGATCGTCTCTATTCCCGGTTCTGGTGAGACGGTGGAGACCGTTGTCCGCGGCGCGTGCTACATGCGCACGTCGGCGGAATCGATGAAGAGCACCCACCGCCGGAACCTGTCCGTTGCCCGGCGCAACCAGTGGGTCGGCTTCCGGCCCGCGTGCGTGCTCCCCGTGCGCCCTGCGGTGTGA